The following proteins come from a genomic window of Flavobacterium eburneipallidum:
- a CDS encoding phosphatase PAP2 family protein — MKKKLALLFSILSISCFAQIDSLETKKENRFKVAGSVIANSILSVPGDFKAMGHNISSDWKRTAIYTAGIVGLIATDKITTGFMHDHIEPKIDYSLPDPDPNNLIPHVTREDPYILYPIVGLYAGSLLINNKKGQVVAVNAVKSLAYSYVISHLMLKTMFSRNRPHRRIHDNNPVVEPWTKNPWDFGNYGKIQYLSGPNGGTAFPSFHATAYFAVAKVFQMEYNNYWIPYTFVTGVFLSNIKGHDHWVSDLVVGGLVGTIIGRSIVISSRKQIAKSESNAFNYNPKKIRMEKQIIPQISGSMVGIHFIGSF; from the coding sequence ATGAAAAAAAAATTAGCACTCCTTTTTAGCATCCTTTCAATTTCTTGTTTTGCTCAAATTGACAGCCTAGAAACCAAAAAAGAAAACCGATTTAAAGTAGCAGGTTCTGTAATAGCAAACAGCATATTAAGTGTACCAGGCGATTTCAAAGCAATGGGACATAACATATCGAGCGACTGGAAAAGAACAGCTATTTATACAGCAGGAATTGTTGGCCTTATTGCTACCGACAAAATAACAACGGGTTTTATGCACGACCACATCGAACCAAAAATAGATTATAGTCTGCCAGATCCTGATCCCAATAATTTAATTCCACATGTTACCCGAGAAGATCCATATATTCTGTACCCGATTGTCGGTTTGTATGCAGGTTCATTATTAATCAACAATAAAAAAGGACAAGTTGTTGCTGTAAATGCCGTTAAATCGTTAGCCTATTCTTATGTTATCAGTCATTTAATGTTAAAAACAATGTTTTCTAGAAACAGACCACATAGAAGGATACATGATAACAATCCTGTAGTAGAGCCATGGACAAAAAATCCTTGGGATTTTGGAAATTACGGAAAAATTCAATATTTATCAGGTCCAAATGGAGGAACTGCTTTCCCTTCTTTTCATGCTACCGCTTATTTTGCTGTTGCTAAAGTATTTCAAATGGAATACAACAACTATTGGATACCTTATACTTTTGTAACAGGCGTATTTCTTTCCAATATAAAAGGACATGACCATTGGGTTTCGGATTTAGTGGTAGGTGGATTAGTGGGTACGATAATTGGACGATCGATAGTAATTAGCAGTCGCAAGCAAATTGCAAAAAGTGAATCAAATGCTTTTAACTACAATCCTAAAAAAATTAGAATGGAAAAACAAATAATTCCTCAAATTTCAGGCTCTATGGTTGGCATCCATTTCATTGGAAGTTTCTAA
- a CDS encoding Crp/Fnr family transcriptional regulator, whose protein sequence is MSKCEQCIVRELSSLKALNKEELLRIADCKTSHTIKKGEPIFEEGDLVNGIFCIKEGVCKLSKLSSNGKDQIVKLIKAGELLGQRSMISDEPANLSAIALEDMQVCFIPKSEMLNMFDSNNKFSMNLMKSLCGDLKETNDHLVSVSQKTVKERLAETLLHLEDNFGKNPDGSLHIQLSREELAGMIGTATESCIRLLSDFKKLGLIELNGKKIVLKDINKLKKIAS, encoded by the coding sequence ATGAGTAAATGTGAACAATGTATCGTGAGAGAATTGAGTTCTTTGAAAGCGCTCAACAAAGAGGAATTGTTGCGAATTGCCGATTGCAAAACGTCGCATACCATTAAAAAAGGCGAACCCATTTTTGAAGAAGGCGATTTGGTAAACGGCATTTTTTGTATCAAAGAAGGCGTTTGTAAACTCTCCAAATTAAGTTCAAACGGAAAAGATCAAATTGTAAAACTCATTAAAGCGGGAGAATTACTCGGTCAACGCTCGATGATTAGCGATGAACCTGCTAATTTAAGTGCTATAGCTCTAGAGGATATGCAAGTTTGCTTTATCCCAAAAAGTGAAATGCTGAATATGTTTGACAGCAACAATAAGTTCTCTATGAATTTGATGAAATCACTTTGTGGCGATTTGAAAGAAACCAACGATCACCTAGTTTCTGTTTCCCAAAAAACAGTCAAAGAACGATTAGCCGAAACCCTACTCCACCTTGAAGATAATTTTGGTAAAAATCCCGATGGTTCTTTACACATCCAACTATCTAGAGAAGAATTGGCTGGAATGATTGGAACCGCTACCGAAAGTTGCATTCGATTATTATCCGATTTCAAAAAATTAGGCTTAATTGAATTGAATGGTAAAAAAATAGTTTTGAAGGATATCAATAAATTGAAGAAGATTGCTAGTTAA